In Streptomyces sp. NBC_01551, one DNA window encodes the following:
- a CDS encoding cell division protein SepF, with protein sequence MSRYDVTDEQWEGLAQVVPLRSRNEWPSRVDHRTIPATPGATAAEQRRFVVIRVQIFADAREVAEYLIAQIPVLLDLTGADSEVAKRILDFSSGVVFGLGSGMHRVDRNVFLLAPVGTEVEGIAAAAVPRS encoded by the coding sequence GTGAGCAGGTACGACGTCACCGACGAACAGTGGGAGGGGCTCGCGCAGGTGGTGCCGCTGCGCAGTCGCAACGAATGGCCCTCCCGGGTGGACCACCGCACGATCCCCGCGACGCCGGGCGCGACCGCGGCGGAGCAGCGGCGCTTCGTGGTGATCCGCGTCCAGATCTTCGCGGACGCCCGGGAGGTGGCCGAATACCTGATCGCGCAGATCCCGGTGCTGCTCGACCTCACCGGCGCGGACAGCGAAGTGGCCAAGCGGATCCTGGACTTCAGCAGTGGCGTCGTCTTCGGACTGGGCAGCGGGATGCACCGGGTGGACCGGAACGTCTTCCTGCTGGCGCCCGTCGGGACCGAGGTCGAGGGGATCGCGGCCGCGGCCGTCCCCCGATCGTAG
- a CDS encoding ABC transporter permease, giving the protein MSTGTDTTARALAGLAPPADTATATALPDAPAVPDAPAAPAAPGARTPERLATTPEPPPSPTPRSARSSRSGGPLRLLRLLRAAGLRSAAILVLLALWEAAPRLGLVDATFLPPVSEVAAAWWELLADGELGEHARASLVRSFGGFGIAVVVAVPLGLLIGWYRPVAALLGPLLEVFRNTAALALLPVFVLLLGIGETSKVSIVVYACVWPVLLNTISAVGNADPTLVKLARSMDLSTPRLFQKVILPASVPAIFTGIRLAGAVSILVLVAAEMIGAKAGLGYLINASQFNFAIPQMYAGIVTISAIGVAFNQLLVTIERRLSLWRVPS; this is encoded by the coding sequence ATGAGTACCGGAACCGACACCACCGCCCGGGCCCTGGCGGGCCTGGCCCCGCCGGCGGACACCGCTACCGCCACCGCCCTGCCCGATGCACCCGCCGTACCCGATGCACCCGCCGCACCCGCCGCACCCGGCGCGCGAACTCCCGAGCGCCTGGCGACGACACCGGAGCCGCCGCCGTCACCGACGCCGAGGTCCGCCCGCTCCTCCCGCTCCGGCGGACCGCTGCGGCTGCTGCGGCTGCTGCGCGCGGCGGGGCTCCGCTCGGCGGCGATCCTGGTACTGCTCGCCCTGTGGGAGGCCGCTCCCCGGCTGGGGCTGGTGGACGCGACCTTCCTGCCGCCGGTCAGCGAGGTCGCCGCCGCCTGGTGGGAACTCCTCGCCGACGGCGAGCTCGGGGAACACGCCCGGGCCAGCCTGGTCCGCTCCTTCGGGGGCTTCGGGATCGCGGTCGTGGTCGCCGTCCCGCTAGGCCTGCTCATCGGCTGGTACCGCCCGGTCGCCGCGCTGCTCGGCCCGCTGCTGGAGGTCTTCCGCAACACGGCGGCCCTCGCCCTGCTGCCGGTCTTCGTCCTCCTCCTCGGCATCGGCGAGACCTCGAAGGTGTCGATCGTCGTCTACGCCTGCGTGTGGCCGGTGCTGCTGAACACGATCAGCGCGGTGGGCAACGCGGATCCCACCCTGGTGAAACTGGCTCGCTCGATGGACCTGTCCACGCCGCGGCTGTTCCAGAAGGTGATCCTCCCGGCATCGGTGCCGGCCATCTTCACCGGCATCCGGCTGGCCGGCGCGGTCTCGATCCTGGTCCTCGTCGCCGCCGAGATGATCGGCGCCAAGGCGGGCCTCGGCTACCTGATCAACGCGTCGCAGTTCAACTTCGCGATCCCCCAGATGTACGCGGGCATCGTCACGATCTCCGCCATCGGCGTGGCCTTCAACCAGCTCCTGGTCACGATCGAACGCCGCCTCTCCCTCTGGCGCGTCCCTTCCTGA
- a CDS encoding DUF6099 family protein, with protein MDAVRLIAAGRHALAQSGAAWDIVGEAWQAQALAQGIGSWLAVTGPPELRSEARGLGEAGGRGCGVLDRAALRGEGNAPDHPPRAAQLTEVADVRQALLGLQALLGEVGIALVGVACGTDDESLYWQCIESIDAADESSDRVRALLRRMTVRERGSASGVA; from the coding sequence ATGGACGCGGTACGGCTCATCGCAGCCGGCCGGCACGCGCTGGCACAGAGCGGGGCTGCGTGGGACATCGTGGGCGAGGCCTGGCAGGCCCAGGCGCTCGCGCAGGGGATAGGGAGCTGGCTGGCGGTCACCGGGCCGCCGGAGCTGAGATCGGAGGCACGGGGGCTGGGTGAAGCCGGGGGCAGAGGCTGTGGGGTGCTCGACAGAGCGGCCCTGCGCGGAGAGGGCAACGCGCCCGACCATCCGCCGCGGGCGGCGCAGCTGACCGAGGTGGCGGATGTCCGCCAGGCACTGCTCGGACTTCAGGCGTTGCTGGGCGAGGTCGGCATAGCCCTGGTCGGGGTGGCCTGCGGGACGGACGACGAGAGCCTGTACTGGCAGTGCATAGAGTCGATCGACGCGGCCGACGAGTCGAGCGATCGGGTACGGGCGCTGCTGCGCCGGATGACGGTCCGCGAGCGGGGGTCCGCCTCGGGCGTGGCCTGA
- a CDS encoding nucleotide pyrophosphohydrolase, which produces MWQLRRRLVEFAAARDWGQYHTPKNLAVALSVEASELVEIFQWLTPEQSAKVMEKPETAHRVTDEVADVLAYLLQFCEVLGVDVLDALAAKIERNELRFPVPGTPDANCHSSE; this is translated from the coding sequence CTGTGGCAACTGCGGCGGCGGCTCGTCGAGTTCGCGGCGGCACGGGACTGGGGGCAGTACCACACGCCGAAGAACCTGGCCGTGGCGCTGAGCGTGGAGGCGTCGGAACTGGTCGAGATCTTCCAGTGGCTGACGCCGGAACAGTCGGCGAAGGTCATGGAGAAGCCGGAGACCGCACACCGAGTGACCGACGAGGTCGCCGATGTGCTCGCGTATCTCCTGCAGTTCTGCGAGGTCCTCGGGGTGGATGTGCTGGATGCGCTCGCCGCGAAGATCGAGAGGAATGAGCTGCGCTTCCCGGTACCGGGTACTCCGGACGCAAATTGTCACTCTTCGGAGTGA
- a CDS encoding TauD/TfdA family dioxygenase, which translates to MSTATTPVTVTRLGGRIGAELTGVRLTGELPAAVVTEIRDALLAHKVVFFRGQDHLDEAGHEAFAQLLGAPVAHPTVPSADGRYALGIDSHHGARANQWHTDVTFVPAYPAFSILRAVTVPPYGGNTLWASTAAAYAHLPEPLRVLADSLRAVHSNEYDYAALRPDALPEALAQYREVFTSTKFLTEHPVVRVHPETGERTLLLGNFVQRIQGLTGQDSRALLDLFQAHIERPENTVRWQWRAGDVAIWDNRATQHYGVDDSDDHERTLRRVTVDGDVPVGPDGVPSRLISPETVPDPAFGIPSGASTASV; encoded by the coding sequence ATGTCCACGGCCACCACCCCCGTCACCGTCACCCGCCTCGGCGGCCGCATCGGTGCCGAACTCACCGGCGTCCGTCTGACCGGCGAGCTGCCCGCCGCCGTCGTCACCGAGATCCGCGACGCCCTCCTCGCCCACAAGGTCGTCTTCTTCCGTGGCCAGGACCACCTCGACGAGGCCGGCCACGAGGCCTTCGCCCAGCTGCTCGGCGCCCCGGTCGCGCACCCCACCGTCCCCTCCGCCGACGGCCGGTACGCCCTCGGCATCGACTCCCACCACGGCGCCCGCGCCAACCAGTGGCACACCGACGTCACCTTCGTCCCCGCCTACCCCGCCTTCTCCATCCTCCGCGCCGTCACCGTCCCCCCGTACGGCGGCAACACCCTCTGGGCCAGCACCGCCGCCGCCTACGCCCACCTCCCCGAGCCGCTCCGCGTACTCGCCGACAGCCTGCGCGCCGTTCACTCCAACGAGTACGACTACGCCGCCCTCAGGCCGGACGCGCTCCCCGAGGCCCTCGCCCAGTACCGCGAGGTGTTCACGTCCACGAAGTTCCTCACCGAGCACCCCGTCGTGCGCGTCCACCCCGAGACCGGCGAACGGACCCTGCTCCTCGGCAACTTCGTCCAGCGGATCCAGGGCCTCACCGGCCAGGACTCCCGCGCACTGCTCGACCTCTTCCAGGCGCACATCGAGCGCCCCGAGAACACCGTCCGCTGGCAGTGGCGGGCCGGGGACGTCGCGATCTGGGACAACCGCGCCACCCAGCACTACGGCGTCGACGACTCCGACGACCACGAGCGCACCCTGCGCCGCGTGACGGTCGACGGCGACGTCCCGGTCGGTCCCGACGGGGTTCCGTCCCGCCTGATCAGCCCCGAGACCGTCCCGGACCCGGCCTTCGGCATTCCCTCCGGCGCCTCGACCGCCTCCGTCTGA
- the ssuE gene encoding NADPH-dependent FMN reductase, with translation MPRLLALTGSPSVHSRTTVVADHVLRRLSHAGFETTHLAVRDLPAADLLAARRGEPEIRRALEAVAEADGVVIATPVYKASYTGLLKAFLDLLPQDGLAGKTVLPLATGGSLAHVLTIDYALRPVLAALGARHVTAGRFILDSSVERGDGPDRLRPEAELDLFQAVDEFADALRAAATADAATLTTAL, from the coding sequence GTGCCCCGACTGCTCGCCCTCACCGGCAGCCCCTCCGTTCACTCCCGTACCACCGTCGTGGCCGACCACGTGCTGCGTCGCCTCTCCCACGCCGGGTTCGAGACCACCCACCTCGCCGTACGGGACCTCCCCGCCGCCGACCTCCTCGCCGCCCGCCGCGGCGAGCCCGAGATCCGCCGGGCCCTCGAAGCCGTCGCCGAGGCCGACGGGGTGGTCATCGCGACCCCGGTCTACAAGGCCTCGTACACCGGCCTGCTCAAGGCCTTCCTCGACCTGCTCCCGCAGGACGGCCTGGCCGGCAAAACGGTTCTGCCGCTCGCCACCGGCGGCAGCCTCGCCCATGTCCTGACCATCGACTACGCCCTGCGCCCGGTGCTCGCCGCGCTCGGCGCCCGGCACGTCACCGCCGGCCGGTTCATCCTCGACTCCTCCGTCGAGCGCGGGGACGGCCCCGACCGGTTGCGGCCCGAGGCCGAGCTGGACCTGTTCCAGGCCGTCGACGAGTTCGCCGACGCCCTGCGCGCCGCGGCCACCGCCGACGCCGCCACCCTCACCACCGCGCTCTGA
- a CDS encoding LLM class flavin-dependent oxidoreductase, with protein sequence MSAPRTLHLNAFLMNAGHHDAAWRHPDSTPERVTDLRYFQELARTAERGRLDSIFFADGLALWGKARYNALGGFEPLTLLSAIAAVTEHIGLIATVSTTFNEPFHTARKFASLDHISNGRAGWNIVTSGTVDEARNFNQDEHLEHRLRYDRAREFLDVATKLWDSWEDDAIVLDKERGVYADTDKLHPAAHRGEYFGVAGPLNVPRSPQGHPLLVQAGSSEDGKEFAAQYAEAVFTAQQTLADGQTFYKDLKSRLAKYGRAESDLLVLPGIAPVIGSTEAEAKALEQQLTDLQVPEYGLAQLSGMLNVDLTGLPLDGPLPDLPEERDVNGNKSRFTLVAELARRDGLTLRELIARLGAGRGHRVFAGTPEQIADQLEEWFTQGAADGFNIMAPVLPTGLTAFVDHVVPILQRRGLFRTEYTGTTLRENYGLARPANRHAPQPQPA encoded by the coding sequence ATGTCCGCTCCCCGTACGCTGCACCTCAACGCCTTCCTCATGAACGCCGGTCACCACGACGCCGCCTGGCGGCACCCCGACTCCACTCCCGAGCGCGTCACCGACCTGCGCTACTTCCAGGAGCTCGCCCGGACCGCCGAGCGCGGGCGGCTCGACTCCATCTTCTTCGCCGACGGGCTCGCCCTGTGGGGCAAGGCCCGCTACAACGCCCTCGGCGGGTTCGAACCGCTCACGCTGCTCTCCGCGATCGCGGCCGTCACCGAGCACATCGGGCTCATCGCCACTGTCTCCACGACCTTCAACGAGCCCTTCCACACGGCCCGGAAGTTCGCCTCCCTCGACCACATCAGCAACGGCCGTGCCGGCTGGAACATCGTCACCTCCGGCACCGTCGACGAGGCCCGCAACTTCAACCAGGACGAGCACCTGGAGCACCGTCTGCGCTACGACCGCGCCCGCGAGTTCCTCGACGTCGCCACCAAGCTCTGGGACAGCTGGGAGGACGACGCGATCGTCCTCGACAAGGAGCGCGGCGTCTACGCCGACACCGACAAGCTCCACCCGGCCGCCCACCGCGGCGAGTACTTCGGCGTCGCCGGACCGCTGAACGTCCCGCGCTCCCCGCAGGGGCACCCGCTCCTCGTGCAGGCCGGCTCCTCCGAGGACGGCAAGGAGTTCGCCGCCCAGTACGCCGAGGCCGTCTTCACCGCCCAGCAGACCCTCGCGGACGGGCAGACCTTCTACAAGGACCTCAAGTCCCGCCTCGCCAAGTACGGCCGCGCGGAGTCCGACCTCCTCGTCCTGCCCGGCATCGCACCCGTCATCGGGTCCACCGAGGCCGAGGCGAAGGCCCTGGAGCAGCAGCTCACCGACCTCCAGGTGCCCGAGTACGGCCTCGCCCAGCTCTCCGGGATGCTGAACGTGGACCTCACCGGCCTCCCGCTCGACGGCCCGCTGCCCGACCTCCCCGAGGAGCGGGACGTCAACGGCAACAAGAGCCGGTTCACCCTCGTCGCCGAACTCGCCCGCCGCGACGGCCTCACCCTGCGCGAGCTGATCGCCCGCCTCGGCGCCGGCCGCGGCCACCGCGTCTTCGCCGGGACCCCCGAGCAGATCGCCGACCAGCTGGAGGAGTGGTTCACCCAGGGCGCCGCCGACGGTTTCAACATCATGGCGCCCGTACTGCCCACCGGCCTCACCGCCTTCGTCGACCACGTCGTGCCGATCCTCCAGCGACGCGGCCTCTTCCGCACCGAGTACACCGGTACGACCCTGCGCGAGAACTACGGCCTGGCGCGCCCGGCGAACCGCCACGCGCCGCAGCCGCAGCCCGCCTGA
- a CDS encoding NADP-dependent oxidoreductase encodes MKAITYSAYGTSDSLTLVDVPEPKVGPGEVLVRVKAAGVNPVDWKLAAGYLDSILEVRYPVIPGWDVAGVVEAVGPDTFDYAVGDEVYGYVRKEWVELGTYAELVSAPVRTLARKPRELTFEQAAGIPLAGLTAYQSITRVGLTAGESVLIHSAAGGTGSLGVQIAVALGLRVIGTAGAHNHDYLRSLGAEPVLYGEGLADRVRELAPDGVDAALDFYGDDVIATLQSLVKERHRVASIADYNAAAQGAHQLWVRPDHADLTFLAELADAGKLTVNVEHALPLAEAAKAWELSAAGRTRGKIVLTV; translated from the coding sequence ATGAAGGCCATCACATACAGCGCATACGGAACGTCCGACTCCCTCACGCTCGTTGACGTCCCCGAGCCCAAGGTGGGTCCGGGCGAGGTGCTCGTCCGCGTCAAGGCCGCCGGAGTCAACCCCGTGGACTGGAAGCTCGCCGCCGGATACCTCGACTCGATCCTGGAGGTCCGCTACCCCGTCATACCCGGCTGGGACGTGGCGGGCGTCGTCGAGGCCGTCGGACCCGACACGTTCGACTACGCCGTCGGCGACGAGGTGTACGGGTACGTCCGCAAGGAGTGGGTGGAGCTCGGCACGTACGCCGAACTGGTCAGCGCCCCCGTCCGGACGCTGGCCCGCAAGCCGCGCGAGCTGACCTTCGAGCAGGCGGCGGGCATCCCGCTGGCCGGCCTGACGGCCTACCAGTCGATCACCCGCGTGGGCCTCACGGCCGGCGAGAGCGTCCTCATCCACTCCGCGGCCGGCGGCACCGGCTCCTTGGGCGTGCAGATCGCCGTCGCCCTCGGCCTGCGGGTCATCGGCACCGCCGGCGCCCACAACCACGACTACCTGCGCTCGCTCGGCGCCGAGCCGGTGCTGTACGGCGAGGGGCTCGCGGACCGGGTGCGCGAGCTGGCGCCCGACGGCGTGGACGCCGCCCTCGACTTCTACGGGGACGACGTCATCGCGACCCTCCAGTCGCTGGTCAAGGAGCGCCACCGGGTGGCCTCCATCGCCGACTACAACGCCGCCGCTCAGGGCGCGCACCAGCTGTGGGTACGGCCGGACCACGCCGACCTGACCTTCCTGGCCGAGCTCGCCGACGCCGGCAAGCTCACCGTGAACGTGGAGCACGCGCTGCCGCTCGCCGAGGCCGCGAAGGCCTGGGAGCTGAGTGCCGCGGGCCGTACGCGGGGCAAGATCGTCCTCACCGTCTGA
- a CDS encoding DUF2470 domain-containing protein: protein MRMSGAPATPAAADRPTDAERVRSILAAAHSMTVITGGLHTEVRHLDGSDPMGRVHLHPGEPGGDFEDRPVIRMEFTDIAPTPVRERVRARVTVVGRLLTPYTDEGSDSTCVEFVEAVLETDEGRSYIGLQELDAACPDPLAPYEAGMLTHLLDDHTELVTLLLRLVRPPARESAAVLRALPLAMDRYGITLRLEEARGHRDVRLAFPSPLESVEQSGAQIQALFSAARRRSHHNTLPA from the coding sequence ATGCGCATGTCCGGTGCCCCTGCCACCCCGGCCGCCGCCGACCGGCCCACCGACGCCGAGCGGGTCCGGTCGATCCTGGCCGCCGCCCACTCCATGACCGTCATCACCGGCGGCCTGCACACCGAGGTGCGCCACCTCGACGGCAGCGACCCGATGGGCCGGGTGCACCTGCACCCCGGCGAGCCCGGCGGGGACTTCGAGGACCGGCCCGTGATCCGCATGGAGTTCACCGACATCGCCCCGACCCCGGTGCGCGAGCGGGTGCGCGCCCGCGTCACCGTCGTGGGCCGGCTGCTGACCCCGTACACCGACGAAGGCTCCGACTCCACCTGTGTGGAATTCGTCGAGGCCGTCCTGGAGACCGACGAGGGCCGCTCGTACATCGGCCTGCAGGAGCTGGACGCCGCCTGCCCCGACCCGCTCGCCCCGTACGAGGCGGGCATGCTCACGCACCTCCTCGACGACCACACCGAGCTGGTCACCCTGCTGCTGCGGCTGGTCCGGCCGCCCGCCCGGGAGAGCGCCGCCGTCCTGCGCGCGCTGCCGCTCGCCATGGACCGGTACGGGATCACCCTGCGCCTGGAGGAGGCGCGCGGGCACCGCGACGTGCGGCTGGCGTTCCCGTCCCCGCTGGAGAGCGTGGAGCAGTCGGGGGCCCAGATCCAGGCCCTGTTCAGCGCGGCCCGGCGGCGTTCGCACCACAACACCCTTCCGGCGTAG
- a CDS encoding ATP-binding protein, whose protein sequence is MDALAAPGAPAAPAASADERPAHAPAPAAPEAGAAAGPAPSAHAPQRPALTELRLSAFASHRGAAFPLGPVTLFTGPSGSGKSQALGAYEALAGLASGATLGEVFPQPSALVPERALPDADRRRGFRIGCTVDGPVGPVRLDLAVQAEPALRVVGERLSVGGEILLSTALRDPGRRSVQAAWLTGGAIGVTRAPLPDDRLGTALLPLRVAGATAGQRRVLAAAEQAVVALRSVFACDPRPDRMRDPVPPGAGRLLGDCANLADVLRRTRHECGTRHALLAQAARTGCAGEVAGLDVRAPAGGPVAALLDRGPGRPGTELGRLGAGELRFLALALVLLTGPGVLEVDPAAELLSARQALTVLADGFDRDLDRSQRAELLRLALMACGRGHVRLVAAVGEEYAGTARRVPGVSVVDLTS, encoded by the coding sequence ATGGACGCCCTCGCCGCTCCCGGAGCTCCCGCCGCCCCCGCAGCCTCGGCCGATGAGCGCCCGGCTCATGCCCCCGCTCCCGCCGCGCCGGAAGCCGGGGCCGCGGCCGGGCCGGCGCCGTCGGCGCACGCCCCGCAGCGGCCCGCCCTCACCGAACTGCGGCTCTCGGCCTTCGCCTCGCACCGCGGCGCCGCCTTCCCGCTCGGGCCCGTCACGCTCTTCACCGGGCCCAGCGGCAGCGGCAAGTCCCAGGCCCTGGGCGCCTACGAGGCGCTGGCCGGGCTGGCTTCCGGAGCCACCCTGGGGGAGGTGTTCCCGCAGCCGAGCGCCCTGGTCCCCGAACGCGCCCTCCCCGACGCCGACCGGCGCCGCGGATTCCGCATCGGCTGCACGGTCGACGGGCCCGTCGGGCCGGTCCGGCTCGACCTGGCCGTACAGGCCGAGCCGGCGCTCCGCGTCGTCGGCGAACGCCTCTCGGTGGGCGGCGAGATCCTGCTCAGCACCGCCCTGCGCGATCCCGGCCGGCGCTCCGTACAGGCCGCCTGGCTGACCGGCGGCGCCATCGGCGTCACCCGGGCCCCGCTGCCCGACGACCGGCTCGGCACCGCCCTGCTCCCGCTCCGGGTGGCCGGCGCGACCGCGGGACAGCGGCGCGTCCTGGCCGCCGCCGAGCAGGCGGTGGTCGCCCTGCGCTCGGTGTTCGCCTGCGATCCCCGTCCGGACCGGATGCGCGACCCCGTCCCGCCGGGGGCCGGGCGGCTGCTGGGCGACTGCGCCAACCTGGCCGACGTACTGCGCCGGACCCGCCACGAATGCGGCACCCGGCACGCGCTGCTGGCGCAGGCGGCCCGGACCGGCTGCGCGGGCGAGGTCGCCGGGCTGGACGTGCGGGCCCCGGCCGGCGGCCCGGTCGCCGCGCTGCTCGACCGCGGCCCCGGTCGGCCCGGCACCGAACTCGGCCGGCTCGGCGCGGGCGAGCTGCGCTTCCTCGCCCTGGCGCTCGTCCTGCTGACCGGGCCGGGGGTGCTGGAGGTGGACCCGGCCGCCGAACTGCTCTCCGCCCGGCAGGCGCTGACCGTGCTCGCCGACGGGTTCGACCGCGACCTGGACCGGAGCCAGCGCGCCGAGCTGCTGCGGCTGGCCCTCATGGCGTGCGGGCGCGGACACGTCCGGCTGGTGGCCGCCGTGGGGGAGGAGTACGCGGGAACCGCCCGGCGGGTGCCCGGCGTCTCGGTGGTAGACCTGACGTCATGA
- a CDS encoding ABC transporter ATP-binding protein, producing MAKIVFDSVTKTFPTKGKKSGRDKTEFTALDGIDLEIEAGEFVVVVGPSGCGKSTLLDLLGGLTRPTSGRTLLDGRPVTGPGLDRGIVFQQYALLPWRTALGNIEFGLEATGVPRRERTERAREFLDLVGLSGFGDRHPHELSGGMRQRVAIARSLAYDPDVLLMDEPFAALDAQTRESLQDELRRIWQRTGKTVVFITHGIEEAVYLGQRVAVMTSRPGRVKEVVPVSLGPRTRDGGATGEDLRSSPEFARYRHEIWSLLHDEVARAQQLEKEEATV from the coding sequence ATGGCGAAGATCGTGTTCGACTCCGTGACGAAGACCTTCCCGACGAAGGGCAAGAAGTCGGGGCGGGACAAGACGGAGTTCACCGCACTCGACGGCATCGACCTGGAGATCGAGGCGGGCGAGTTCGTGGTCGTCGTCGGCCCCAGCGGCTGCGGCAAGTCCACGCTCCTGGACCTCCTCGGCGGCCTGACCCGACCCACCTCCGGCCGGACCCTGCTCGACGGCCGCCCCGTCACCGGGCCGGGGCTGGACCGGGGCATCGTCTTCCAGCAGTACGCGCTGCTGCCGTGGCGCACCGCGCTCGGCAACATCGAGTTCGGCCTGGAGGCGACCGGGGTACCGCGACGTGAACGGACGGAGCGGGCCCGGGAGTTCCTGGACCTGGTCGGCCTGAGCGGCTTCGGGGACCGGCATCCGCACGAGCTCTCGGGCGGCATGCGCCAGCGGGTCGCGATCGCGCGCTCGCTGGCGTACGACCCGGACGTGCTGCTGATGGACGAGCCGTTCGCGGCGCTCGACGCGCAGACCCGCGAGTCCCTGCAGGACGAGCTGCGGCGGATCTGGCAGCGCACCGGCAAGACGGTCGTGTTCATCACCCACGGCATCGAGGAAGCGGTGTACCTCGGCCAGCGGGTGGCCGTCATGACCTCGCGCCCCGGCCGCGTGAAGGAGGTCGTCCCCGTCTCCCTCGGCCCGCGCACCCGCGACGGCGGGGCCACGGGGGAGGACCTGCGCTCCAGCCCGGAGTTCGCCCGCTACCGCCACGAGATCTGGAGCCTGCTCCACGACGAGGTGGCCCGCGCCCAGCAACTGGAGAAGGAGGAAGCCACCGTATGA
- a CDS encoding ABC transporter substrate-binding protein: MPAAITSTTTSRRQFLALLGISAAAVSCGTATATGGSGGSGKQVTSLKYQGAVGAVTLPELAADLGYLGGLTLDWVGNTISGPQDIQSAATGQTHFGGAFNGAVVKLAASKAQIQAVISYYGSDRDTYLGYYVLEDSPIRSARDLIGKKVGMNTLGAHAQALLDIYLERNGLSKADAGKVEALVVPPVNTEQALRQKQIEVGVLSGVLRDKALAAGGIRPLFNDFELLGAFSAGTYVMTRRFIKENPDTVRTFTTGVAKAIEWSRTTPREEVIARMTQIVKKRGRNEDTSTLQYWRSYGVAETGGRIADKEFQLWLDWLGERGEIKKGRLKAGDLYTNEFNGQGKG; this comes from the coding sequence ATGCCCGCAGCGATCACCTCGACCACCACCTCCCGACGCCAGTTCCTCGCCCTGCTCGGCATCTCGGCGGCCGCGGTGAGCTGCGGCACGGCCACCGCCACCGGCGGCTCCGGCGGTTCCGGCAAGCAGGTCACCAGCCTCAAGTACCAGGGCGCGGTGGGCGCCGTCACCCTGCCCGAACTGGCCGCGGACCTCGGATACCTCGGGGGGCTCACCCTCGACTGGGTCGGCAACACCATCAGCGGCCCCCAGGACATCCAGTCCGCGGCCACCGGCCAGACTCACTTCGGCGGGGCCTTCAACGGCGCGGTCGTCAAGCTGGCCGCGAGCAAGGCCCAGATCCAGGCCGTCATCTCCTACTACGGCTCCGACCGGGACACCTACCTCGGCTACTACGTCCTGGAGGACAGCCCGATCCGGTCCGCCCGCGACCTGATCGGCAAGAAGGTCGGCATGAACACCCTGGGCGCCCACGCCCAGGCGCTCCTCGACATCTACCTGGAGCGCAACGGCCTCTCCAAGGCCGACGCGGGCAAGGTCGAGGCCCTCGTGGTCCCGCCCGTCAACACCGAACAGGCCCTGCGGCAGAAGCAGATCGAGGTCGGCGTGCTCAGCGGCGTGCTGCGCGACAAGGCCCTGGCGGCCGGCGGGATACGCCCGCTCTTCAACGACTTCGAACTGCTGGGCGCGTTCAGCGCCGGGACGTACGTGATGACGCGGCGCTTCATCAAGGAGAACCCCGACACCGTGCGCACCTTCACCACCGGCGTGGCCAAGGCCATCGAGTGGTCGCGCACCACCCCGCGCGAGGAGGTCATCGCCCGCATGACGCAGATCGTGAAGAAGCGCGGACGCAACGAGGACACCTCGACCCTCCAGTACTGGCGCTCGTACGGGGTCGCCGAGACCGGCGGCCGGATCGCCGACAAGGAGTTCCAGCTCTGGCTCGACTGGCTCGGCGAGCGCGGCGAGATCAAGAAGGGCCGGCTCAAGGCCGGCGACCTCTACACCAACGAGTTCAACGGACAGGGAAAGGGCTGA